Proteins from one Cyanobacteria bacterium FACHB-DQ100 genomic window:
- the nfi gene encoding deoxyribonuclease V codes for MKIEPRHEWALTAEAAIPIQQELRQEVITQDQFGVVQFVAGIDVGFESEGTVTRAAVAVLSYPELKLHESAIARRPTTFPYIPGFLSFREVPAVLDALEQLQTTPDLLLCDGQGLAHPRRFGIACHLGVLTNLPAVGVAKSRLVGTYAEVPNQRGKWVPLLHKGDTIGAVLRTRIGTNPLYISSGHRISLETAIAYVMGCTTKYRLPETTRHAHKLASG; via the coding sequence ATGAAAATTGAACCACGACATGAGTGGGCGCTGACGGCAGAAGCAGCCATCCCAATCCAACAGGAACTTCGTCAAGAAGTCATCACCCAAGATCAGTTTGGTGTGGTTCAGTTTGTTGCGGGGATCGATGTGGGATTCGAGAGCGAGGGCACCGTCACGCGAGCGGCTGTCGCGGTGTTGTCTTATCCAGAGTTAAAGCTTCATGAAAGCGCGATCGCTCGTCGTCCGACAACCTTCCCCTACATTCCGGGGTTTCTCTCGTTTCGAGAAGTGCCTGCGGTGCTAGATGCGCTGGAGCAACTTCAAACCACTCCCGATTTGTTGCTGTGTGATGGTCAAGGATTGGCGCATCCAAGACGATTTGGCATCGCCTGTCATTTGGGAGTGTTGACGAATTTACCTGCGGTCGGGGTTGCAAAATCCCGATTAGTCGGAACTTATGCAGAAGTGCCAAACCAACGCGGTAAATGGGTGCCACTGCTACATAAAGGCGACACGATCGGAGCCGTTCTGCGAACTCGCATCGGCACCAATCCGCTTTATATTTCTTCTGGACATCGGATTAGTTTAGAAACAGCGATCGCTTATGTGATGGGTTGCACCACAAAATATCGATTACCAGAAACAACACGACATGCACACAAATTAGCTAGCGGCTGA
- a CDS encoding 2-phosphosulfolactate phosphatase, which produces MNFDQAQFEVRCEWGQQGVLRLAPISDVVIIVDVLSFSTCIEIANRRGAIVFPYQWKDESANAFARSVGAEIAEKRGSGRYSLSPTSLLLIEPGTRLVLPSPNGSSLSRITGTTPTLTGCLRNHQAVAIAAMQYGRRIAVIPAGETWENGSLRPSFEDLIGAGAVINGLNGSRSPEAELAVAAYEGVLRSLNHLIKQCSSGQELIQRGFEQDVELAAEINVSDCVPTLMNGAYTNCIN; this is translated from the coding sequence ATGAACTTTGATCAAGCTCAATTTGAGGTGCGCTGTGAATGGGGTCAGCAGGGGGTTTTGCGGTTAGCGCCTATCAGTGATGTTGTCATTATTGTTGATGTTCTTTCGTTTTCGACTTGCATTGAGATTGCAAATCGTCGAGGCGCGATCGTGTTTCCGTATCAGTGGAAAGATGAATCTGCCAACGCATTTGCTCGATCCGTAGGGGCAGAAATTGCCGAAAAGCGTGGCAGTGGGAGGTACTCTTTATCTCCGACTTCGTTGCTTTTGATCGAGCCAGGAACTCGACTGGTGCTTCCCTCTCCAAATGGGTCTTCTTTAAGTCGTATCACAGGCACAACTCCGACTCTAACTGGGTGTTTGAGAAATCATCAAGCTGTTGCGATCGCGGCAATGCAATACGGACGAAGAATCGCGGTGATTCCAGCAGGAGAAACCTGGGAGAACGGTAGCCTGCGTCCTTCTTTCGAGGATTTGATCGGAGCGGGAGCGGTGATCAATGGTTTAAACGGCAGTCGATCACCAGAAGCGGAATTAGCAGTCGCGGCGTATGAAGGGGTCTTGCGATCGCTAAACCATCTGATCAAGCAATGTAGCTCCGGTCAAGAACTAATTCAGCGAGGTTTTGAACAAGATGTCGAGTTGGCAGCAGAGATCAATGTCAGCGATTGTGTTCCTACGTTGATGAATGGAGCATATACAAATTGCATAAATTAA
- the gatA gene encoding Asp-tRNA(Asn)/Glu-tRNA(Gln) amidotransferase subunit GatA, which produces MASIRELHQQLIRKERSAVEIVQESLNQIQALEPMLHSFLQVTSDRALEHAKQIDAKIAAGEEIGLLAGIPIGIKDNLCTKGVPTTCASKILQNFVPPYESSVTQKLIDAGAVMVGKTNLDEFAMGGSTETSAYAKTANPWDTSRVPGGSSGGSAAAVAGGECPIALGSDTGGSIRQPASFCGIVGLKPTYGLVSRYGLVAFASSLDQIGPFARSVEDAAILLNAIAGYDPRDSTSLKVDVPDYTQFLTSDLKGKRVGVIKETFGEGLDPEVEKAVNGAIDQLKALGAEVKEISCPRFRYGIAAYYIIAPSEASANLARYDGVKYGARIEEAENLMEMYTRTRSEGFGAEVKRRIMIGTYALSAGYYDAYYLQAQKVRTLIKQDFEAAFEQVDVLVSPTAPTTAFKLGDKSQDPLSMYLIDLMTIPVNLAGLPGMSVPCGFDSQGLPIGLQIVGNVLREDQVFQVASAYERSTDWHTRIPKL; this is translated from the coding sequence ATGGCATCCATTCGCGAGTTGCATCAACAACTCATCCGCAAAGAACGATCGGCAGTTGAAATTGTGCAGGAGTCGCTGAATCAGATTCAAGCGCTTGAACCGATGCTGCATAGTTTTTTGCAGGTGACGAGCGATCGCGCTTTGGAACACGCGAAGCAAATTGATGCCAAAATTGCTGCTGGCGAGGAAATTGGATTGCTGGCAGGAATTCCGATTGGCATTAAAGATAATCTCTGTACAAAAGGCGTTCCGACCACTTGCGCCTCTAAGATTCTGCAAAATTTCGTGCCGCCGTATGAATCGAGCGTGACGCAGAAGCTGATCGATGCGGGTGCTGTGATGGTTGGGAAAACCAATCTCGATGAGTTTGCGATGGGCGGCTCGACCGAAACTTCAGCTTATGCAAAAACCGCGAACCCTTGGGATACGTCACGAGTTCCGGGCGGATCGTCGGGGGGATCGGCAGCGGCAGTTGCCGGAGGAGAATGTCCGATCGCGCTTGGCTCCGACACAGGTGGCTCGATTCGGCAACCTGCCTCGTTTTGCGGCATTGTGGGATTGAAGCCGACCTATGGCTTGGTGTCGCGCTATGGTTTGGTGGCGTTTGCGTCGTCGCTGGATCAGATTGGCCCATTTGCGCGATCGGTGGAAGATGCGGCGATTTTGCTGAATGCGATCGCGGGATACGATCCGCGAGATTCCACGAGCCTGAAAGTTGATGTTCCGGATTACACGCAGTTTCTGACTTCAGACCTGAAAGGTAAGCGGGTCGGGGTGATTAAAGAAACGTTTGGAGAAGGACTTGATCCAGAAGTTGAAAAAGCGGTGAATGGCGCGATCGATCAACTCAAAGCATTGGGCGCAGAAGTGAAAGAAATCTCCTGTCCTCGATTCCGTTACGGGATTGCAGCGTACTACATCATTGCACCGTCGGAAGCCTCCGCAAATTTGGCGCGATACGACGGGGTGAAGTATGGAGCGCGGATCGAAGAGGCTGAAAACTTGATGGAGATGTACACGCGGACACGATCGGAAGGATTCGGAGCAGAAGTCAAACGCCGAATTATGATCGGAACCTACGCGCTGTCTGCCGGATATTACGATGCGTATTATCTACAGGCGCAAAAAGTGAGAACGCTAATCAAACAAGATTTTGAGGCAGCGTTTGAGCAAGTCGATGTGCTAGTTTCACCGACTGCACCGACCACTGCATTTAAGCTAGGGGATAAATCTCAAGATCCACTCAGTATGTACCTGATCGATTTGATGACGATTCCGGTGAATCTAGCAGGACTGCCGGGAATGAGTGTGCCTTGTGGATTTGATTCGCAGGGTTTACCGATCGGTCTGCAAATTGTTGGGAATGTCTTGCGTGAAGATCAGGTGTTTCAGGTGGCATCGGCGTATGAGCGATCGACCGATTGGCATACGCGAATTCCTAAACTTTGA
- the xth gene encoding exodeoxyribonuclease III: protein MKIATWNVNSIRTRLAHVTQWLTDNPIDLLCVQETKVVDELFPHEAIASVGYHAYAFGQKSYNGVALISRSPLQAVDLGFGAILPAEIVGDLDDQKRVISTVLNGVRIVDLYVPNGSAVGSEKYEYKLRWLKVLREYLQTLLQQSPSLLVCGDFNIALEDIDIHNPKGREKQVMATDLEREALRHVLDLGLSDAFRKFTTEGGHYSWWDYRSAGFRRNAGWRIDHHYLTPNLYERAISCVIDRAPRELEQPSDHTPVIVELS from the coding sequence ATGAAGATTGCAACCTGGAATGTCAATTCGATTCGGACTCGTCTGGCTCATGTAACCCAGTGGCTCACCGACAATCCGATCGATCTGCTGTGTGTGCAGGAAACAAAGGTCGTCGATGAATTATTTCCGCATGAAGCGATCGCCTCGGTTGGGTATCACGCTTATGCGTTTGGGCAGAAGAGTTATAACGGGGTCGCGCTGATTAGTCGATCGCCGCTTCAGGCAGTGGATTTAGGGTTTGGGGCAATTTTGCCGGCAGAAATTGTCGGCGATTTGGACGATCAAAAGCGGGTGATTAGTACCGTGTTGAATGGTGTGCGAATTGTTGATCTTTATGTTCCGAATGGTTCAGCCGTGGGCAGTGAGAAGTATGAATACAAGCTGCGTTGGTTGAAAGTATTGCGCGAATATTTGCAGACCTTACTTCAGCAGTCTCCATCTTTACTGGTGTGTGGTGACTTTAATATTGCGCTTGAAGATATTGATATTCACAACCCAAAAGGACGTGAGAAGCAAGTGATGGCAACTGATTTAGAGCGGGAAGCATTGCGTCATGTCTTAGATCTTGGACTCTCCGATGCGTTTCGGAAGTTCACAACCGAAGGTGGACACTATAGCTGGTGGGATTATCGATCGGCGGGATTCCGTCGCAATGCAGGCTGGCGGATTGATCATCATTACCTGACACCGAATCTCTATGAGCGGGCGATTTCTTGTGTGATCGATCGTGCTCCCCGCGAACTTGAACAACCAAGCGATCATACGCCCGTGATTGTAGAACTCTCCTAA
- a CDS encoding FHA domain-containing protein: protein MITLTLLHPDRLTPVQHWTFNDGSTVRVGRSTDNQVVLYSAVVSRYHAEIRRVNSSWELVSLGANGTYYEGKRISQVPIRDGMIFRLARSGPNLQIHLGRPDPALLKRASESTRIPAQAVSNTVAYHGEDDKTQLLQPSKIGLTSKTTMDSSQSSYASANPDPCTIGQYHSIKLLSRGKMGVTYVGQYAGEAVLLKTLHSSWLNHPEALSLFERQAKLLRSLNHPGLPRWRDFFRVDGQPFLVTELIAGRTLFHHILERGKVDLKQAVDWMIEVCEILDYLHAQALPVLHQDIRPSNIICRSHSTSSYQLALVDFGGVRGLSLDKLAATYLAPEQKFGQATVLSDLYAIGTTLSFLISGQPPHLFYRQWQQDYRFSPDLIPGLLPELVEVLYRLTEPNPNDRYQSAREVEAALRSLV, encoded by the coding sequence GTGATTACCCTAACTCTCTTGCATCCCGATCGGCTAACGCCCGTTCAGCACTGGACATTTAATGACGGTTCAACCGTCCGGGTGGGTCGATCGACAGATAATCAGGTTGTCCTCTACAGTGCCGTTGTTTCTCGCTACCATGCGGAAATTCGACGAGTCAATTCGTCTTGGGAACTGGTTAGCCTGGGCGCAAACGGCACGTATTACGAGGGCAAAAGAATTTCACAAGTGCCAATCCGCGATGGCATGATTTTTCGGTTGGCACGTTCAGGCCCAAATTTGCAAATTCATTTGGGTCGTCCCGATCCCGCGCTGCTGAAACGAGCCTCTGAGTCCACCCGTATTCCGGCTCAAGCTGTAAGCAATACCGTCGCTTACCACGGGGAAGACGATAAGACGCAATTGCTACAACCGTCAAAGATTGGCTTAACCTCAAAAACGACGATGGACTCAAGCCAGTCAAGTTATGCATCGGCAAATCCAGATCCCTGCACGATCGGACAATATCACTCGATCAAGCTTTTGAGTCGAGGCAAAATGGGTGTGACTTACGTAGGTCAGTATGCGGGCGAAGCCGTTCTCCTCAAAACGCTCCATTCGAGTTGGCTGAATCATCCGGAGGCGTTGTCGTTGTTCGAGCGGCAGGCAAAGCTGCTGCGATCGTTGAATCATCCTGGGCTTCCTCGTTGGCGCGATTTTTTTCGCGTGGACGGGCAGCCGTTTTTAGTCACAGAACTGATCGCAGGAAGAACGCTCTTTCACCACATTCTAGAGCGGGGCAAAGTCGATCTCAAGCAAGCAGTCGATTGGATGATCGAGGTGTGTGAAATTCTGGATTATCTCCACGCACAAGCTCTGCCCGTTCTCCATCAAGATATCCGTCCCTCCAATATTATTTGTCGATCGCATTCGACTTCTTCTTACCAGTTAGCGCTGGTTGATTTTGGCGGGGTGCGCGGACTAAGTTTAGATAAGCTAGCTGCTACTTATCTCGCTCCAGAGCAGAAATTTGGACAAGCAACCGTTTTATCGGATTTATATGCGATCGGCACCACACTCTCGTTTTTGATTTCAGGTCAGCCGCCGCACTTGTTCTACCGCCAATGGCAGCAGGATTATCGCTTTAGTCCCGATTTGATTCCGGGACTGTTGCCAGAGTTGGTTGAAGTGCTGTATCGACTAACAGAGCCAAATCCGAACGATCGCTATCAGTCGGCACGCGAGGTAGAAGCGGCGTTACGATCGCTCGTTTAA